Proteins from a genomic interval of Zingiber officinale cultivar Zhangliang chromosome 2A, Zo_v1.1, whole genome shotgun sequence:
- the LOC122041843 gene encoding uncharacterized protein LOC122041843 has translation MGGGAMRTAVKAAALGSYRTIGPLAGRTEVAVGRRAHHPSNATASTEASPAFSISASEKAPQDAAILSAAQIPSWEIDDWEFAGWTEDEEVALRDSLHPPPRVVFGSVPTLEEAKEATADLEDAVKDLYFSPISNHSPRAVPHESTNLEASAIVLPSIPKHVAQTFALLHGNSEVQDVVASIAADKNVWDAVLKNPKVAEFYKTHKSIAAPPSESSVETELLPVADEGCESSTAESTRSSPLADFMFMVKNKVTQVVSNISDFLQDFFEPSAETSSAKSSSPENDKPLVDFTLGASLMALAVTTILVILFKRA, from the exons ATGGGCGGAGGAGCGATGAGAACAGCCGTGAAGGCCGCGGCCCTAGGCAGCTACCGCACGATCGGCCCGTTGGCTGGCCGTACGGAGGTGGCGGTCGGACGGCGGGCTCACCATCCTTCCAACGCAACCGCCTCCACCGAGGCATCGCCTGCCTTCTCCATTTCCGCGTCCGAGAAGGCGCCGCAGGACGCGGCTATTCTGTCGGCCGCTCAGATTCCGTCATGGGAGATCGATGATTGGGAGTTCGCTGGGTGGACGGAGGACGAGGAGGTCGCGCTCCGCGATTCGTTGCATCCGCCCCCTAGGGTCGTCTTCGGGTCCGTGCCGACGCTGGAGGAAGCCAAGGAGGCGACTGCCGATCTCGAAGATGCCGTAAAGGA CTTGTACTTTTCTCCAATTTCCAATCATTCTCCTAGAGCAGTTCCGCATGAATCTACCAATCTCGAAGCTTCAGCAATCGTTCTTCCATCGATTCCCAAACATGTTGCCCAAACATTTGCATTGTTGCATGGAAACTCTGAAGTTCAG GATGTTGTTGCTTCCATCGCCGCTGACAAGAATGTTTGGGATGCTGTTCTGAAAAACCCCAAAGTTGCTGAATTCTACAAGACACACAAGTCAA TTGCTGCCCCTCCATCCGAATCCAGCGTCGAAACTGAACTACTGCCTGTCGCCGATGAAGGTTGTGAATCGTCTACTGCCGAATCGACTAGAAGCTCACCGTTAGCAGATTTCATGTTTATGGTGAAAAACAAAGTCACACAAGTAGTGAGCAACATCTCCGACTTCCTCCAGGACTTCTTTGAGCCATCAGCTGAAACTTCCAGCGCAAAGAGTAGTAGTCCTGAAAATGATAAACCACTCGTCGACTTCACTTTGGGAGCATCTCTCATGGCTCTAGCAGTCACAACGATATTGGTTATCTTGTTCAAGAGAGCATAG